One window of Bos javanicus breed banteng chromosome 1, ARS-OSU_banteng_1.0, whole genome shotgun sequence genomic DNA carries:
- the LOC133250482 gene encoding large ribosomal subunit protein uL1-like — protein MSSKVSRDTLCEAVWEVLHRNQRKRRRFLETVELQISLKNYDPQKDKRISGTIRLKSTPRPKFCVCVLGDQQHCDEVKAVDIPHMDFEALKKLNKNKKLVKKLAKKYDAFLASESLIKQIPQILGPGLNKAAKFPSLMTHNKNMVAKVDEVKSTIKFQMKKVLCLAVAVGHVKMTDDELVYNIHLAVNFLVSLLTKNWQNVRALYIKSTMGKPQRLY, from the coding sequence ATGAGCAGCAAAGTCTCCCGCGACACCCTCTGCGAGGCAGTGTGGGAAGTCCTGCACAGGAACCAGCGCAAGCGCAGAAGGTTTTTGGAGACGGTGGAGCTTCAGatcagcctgaagaactatgaccCTCAGAAGGACAAACGCATCTCGGGCACCATCAGGCTTAAGTCCACTCCCCGCCCcaagttctgtgtgtgtgtcttgggggACCAGCAGCATTGTGATGAGGTCAAGGCTGTGGATATCCCCCACATGGACTTCGAGGCGCTGAAAAAACTCAACAAGAATAAAAAACTGGTCAAGAAGCTGGCCAAGAAATACGATGCCTTTTTGGCTTCAGAGTCTCTGATCAAGCAGATCCCCCAAATCCTGGGCCCAGGCCTGAACAAGGCTGCCAAGTTCCCTTCCTTGATGACCCACAATAAGAACATGGTGGCCAAAGTTGATGAAGTGAAGTCCACGATCAAGTTCCAGATGAAGAAGGTGCTGTGTCTGGCAGTGGCTGTTGGCCACGTgaagatgacagatgatgagcTTGTGTACAATATCCACTTAGCTGTCAACTTCCTGGTGTCATTGCTCACGAAAAATTGGCAGAATGTCAGGGCCTTGTACATTAAGAGCACCATGGGCAAGCCCCAGCGTCTGTACTAA